The genomic segment AGCAGCCGATCGCGTTCGGCTGCCAGGTGGCCGACCTGGTGCAGCTGGCAGTCGTCCTGAAGGTCAGCGCGCCGGGCGCTCTGAAAGAGCATCCGCGGCAGTGCGAGCCGATCCCGCGCCCTGCAGACGGTCTCTCGTGCGCGGGTGTCCTCGACGCGTGGGCAGACTTCCGTGCTGCAGGGGCGGCGCGGTGAGCGCCGACGGCCATCTGCTGCAGGAGGGCATCTTCTGGCGGCACGGGGAGCGCCCGCCGCTCAGCCTTCGGCTCGTGCTGCTCGACTTCACCGCGGGCGCGACTGCCGAGCAGGCCGGCGAGGCCCTCGCCCTGATCGTCGAATGCGTCCAGCGGTTGCGGCGAGGGGAGGTGCGCGACCTCGCTGGGCAGGCCGAGCGGACTCGGGCCGAGAGCACGGCGCAGTTCGCCGGCCTGCGACTGCTGCTTGGGTTCGGGCGGCGGCTGTTCGACGACCAGCGTCACGACCCGCCGGTCGTTGCGCTCCCGCGGCCGGACTTCCTGGCCTACCTCCCTCGAACCGGCGAGCCGTTTCCGGCGCTGCCCTGGGACGGTGGGCGCCGGACGGGAGAGGCCGACGTCCTCATGCAGCTGACCGCAGAAAGCGAGGCGGCAGTCAACGCTGCTGCGGTGGAGATCTGGAAGGTCATCGCCGACCACGCGCTACCGGTCGCGGTCGCCGAGAGCTACCCGGGCTTCGGACGGCCCGATGGGCGCGGTTGGCTGGGCTTCCACGATGGCGTCAGCAACCTGCGAACTGAGGACAGGGCGGCAGCCATGGTGGCCGGGCAGCACCCGGCCTGGATGGCCGGCGGGACGTACTTGGCGTTCCTGCGGCTGCGAGTCGACCTGGCGGCGTGGCGAGCCTTGTCGCGCGCGCAGCAAGAGCTGTTGGTCGGGCGCGACAAGCTCAGTGGCGCGCCCCTGATCGGCACCGAGCGTGGGCCGTCGGGCGAGCTCCGGCCGGTCGCCGCCTCTCCGCCGGCGCTGGGCGCGAACCTTCCGTCCGACTACAGAGACCCGCCGCAGGTCACCGATCCGGTGATCGAGGCGTCGCACGTGCACCGCGCGAACCAGAACCGGGCGTCGGGCTCGGCTGCCGGGGGTCTGCGGATGTTCCGGCAGGGCTATGAGTTCCTCGACGGTCTGGGGCCGGAAGGACCGTCGCTCGGGCTGACCTTCGTCAGCTTCCAGCGCGACCTGTCCACGGTCCAGCACTTGCTGCACCTGCCGGGATGGCTCGGCGACGTCAACTTCGGCGGACGGGCCGGGCGCGGGCCGGACGAGCCGCCAGCCATTGCGTTCGTGTCGCTCGTTGCCGGCGGCCTGTACGCGATGCCCCCGCGGGCAGCGCCGTTCCCCGGCGCGGACGTCTTCTCGCGCTGACGTCGCGCCTGGTCAGCT from the Mycobacteriales bacterium genome contains:
- a CDS encoding Dyp-type peroxidase; amino-acid sequence: MSADGHLLQEGIFWRHGERPPLSLRLVLLDFTAGATAEQAGEALALIVECVQRLRRGEVRDLAGQAERTRAESTAQFAGLRLLLGFGRRLFDDQRHDPPVVALPRPDFLAYLPRTGEPFPALPWDGGRRTGEADVLMQLTAESEAAVNAAAVEIWKVIADHALPVAVAESYPGFGRPDGRGWLGFHDGVSNLRTEDRAAAMVAGQHPAWMAGGTYLAFLRLRVDLAAWRALSRAQQELLVGRDKLSGAPLIGTERGPSGELRPVAASPPALGANLPSDYRDPPQVTDPVIEASHVHRANQNRASGSAAGGLRMFRQGYEFLDGLGPEGPSLGLTFVSFQRDLSTVQHLLHLPGWLGDVNFGGRAGRGPDEPPAIAFVSLVAGGLYAMPPRAAPFPGADVFSR